Below is a window of Xiphophorus couchianus chromosome 1, X_couchianus-1.0, whole genome shotgun sequence DNA.
CTTTTAAAGCTCCTGTTCTCCCATAATCTCCTCGCATCATCATAGAGGGAAAAATTGTTACCTTCAGATTGTTCATGTCTTTACATTTGAAGTTCTTCCCAACTTTTTCCAAGGCTTGTCTGATTTTCTGAACCTGTGttatacaaagaaataaaacagcagtaCCATTCAGTCTTTACAACATTAAAATGGTGTTAATTATAAAACAGCCATTTATGTTCTGGAAATCAAGCGGTCATCATCGATTGTCTTTGGAAACAATTCACACCTGCTTCCTGTAGGGGGCGATGATGCCTATGTCTTTGGGAGCAATTTTAGCCACTCCTTTCTTCCCTTGCGAGTCCAGCAGTTTTGTCACGTATTCCATTATCACCTCCACTTCTGCAACGTTGAAGAACGAAGGGCTGGTGGCTTCACGATCATCAATACCAGCAACCCCATGAAAAATCACTGGGAAGCCCTGAAAGATACACACAGAAAGACATTGTTAAAATAACCTGAATCCCTGTTGGAAACCAAGATAACAGGAAGCTCACCTAgcttctaaataaaaacacttcagtCAGTGAAATACGGTATTTTGGTAGGAAGGAACTTTCTATTTTACCACAAACGTTTGACTCATAAGTCCATCTGCAtcaattcaaacaaaacaaaccttttattCTATTCTTTTCAAGCAGGTTTTCATCATGATAGAGGTAGTTTGAATCTAACTTAGTCTTTAAAGTGCAAGGAGAACATGTAATTAAAATACTACTTCTGCTGACAGttcatctctttttttatctCACTGTTTTATCTCCCTCTTATGGGAGTGGTGAGCTTTAGCATCAGCTGTGTTCATAAACGATAGTGTAGAACCACCCAGCTGTGAATGTGTGGCACCTGGAGTAAAACTTTTCTCTTCAGCAGTGTCTTGTGATAATATaccaaaatgaaattttttttctttatctgtacattcctctcttttctctaaaccaggggtctcaaactcaatttacccgggggccgctggaggtagagtctgggtgaggctgATCGCAAAATCGTGAAAATCATGACTTTGTGGCGTCTGGCAgtaaaaaatacttcattgtCAGTTTGATTTCTAATTCAACTGCTTCTAAATGCACTTCGCTCTGTGTGGGGGGTTTTTGATGGCAGAATAAATACCGGCTTTGGAAGGTATTCCCATCTGCAGTACAAGTTGCGTGAATACTCCTCGGCACAAGCCTGCAACTCTCCTTCATAGAAGAGCTCGTTGGGAATCTTGAGAATGGCAGGATGAGACCTGAAAGAGACGCATTACAAGGTGTCTTCTGAAAACCCGAGCAGATTCTTTCTGTCACATCTGTCGCATCGCGTTCTGACTCACCTGTAGTTGCGCAGCAGCTTGGTCACGAAGCAGTTATTGTAGACGCCGTCATTCTTCTGGTAAAGAGGGAAATCGGTCATCAAGCGCTCCAAGAGGGACATTCCTGCAGACAGCACAATATTTCAAACAATACATTTCAAAGTaacaaaaagctttattttagaGTGAAAGTcgtctgaaatgtcgctaaaaaAACCAGCTGTTTCTACAGGAGATGCTAAATAAATGAAGTGGTTACTGGAACCAGAAATAACTGGTGAACTCGCCATGTTTGAGCGCAAACAGAGGTCATGCTGGAATAAGTCAAGATTGatattttcaattgaaaaaatgttgtcaaaacTTCAATGTTTCTGAGATCCTGTATCtaagttggggaaaaaaagggagttgtagcattttaaaatctggGACGCCAAATTTTGTAAAGGCTTAAAAAGTATGCGCTCACACACGTATTACATAGGGACCTGAAAACATTAAGAGgcagattagaatattactgtCTGGATGGTCAAGCTGTGTTTGTGGCCATAGCAACACACCTACAGGCTTCTAAAAAGCATGGCATGCTGGATGTTTCTTCAGATTGCTACTTTTGAATGTTGTGAGAGATCAAACTTATGTCAGGATGCCGAACATATTACACCAAAATTGCTCAGCTTCATCCTTTGGGAAATCCTTTGAAATGTCCTAGTTAAGGTACAGGTCTACTGAAGCTGCGATTCCTGACATGTGCAGCATTGATCTTGATAACTTTGTTAATCTGTAATATAAGATGATGAAGAGTGTCTCTGTCAGCTGTCTTTGTTTCGAAatgttgtattttctaaatttaaataatcCAAAGTTCTTATagattttgaatcaaaatgttAACTTCTAcatttgtgcaaataaaataaataaatacaataaatgagTGCGTTACAAGCTCTGTAACTTTTGGCCAGTtatgaaaagtatttattttgcttcataCATTTTGTTATTAAGAATGTTAGTTTTTAATATGAGAAGAAAGTATAAAAAAGCATTTAGTTCTTAAGAGAAATTGGTATTAGTGGGTCAGGGCTTTACATAATCAGTGATTGGGTATTGACCACAAAACCTCTGATCAGTCCATCTCCACTTCTTACCCATTCTGTATTTCAGTGCAAAAGGAGATCTGAGGATGGGTCCGAGCTGCTTGGGGTCTCCAGCCAGGACAAGCTGTCCGGTCTCAGTGTTTAGCAATCCTATgtgacatgttaaaaaaaaagcaaaacatgttaAGAGAACTATCAATAAAACTAAATCCCATTGCAGAAAACGCTCCAGATTGTGCTCTGTTACCTGCCAGGGGGACTAAACACTCCGTCTCCACGGCGTGTCCAGCCTCGTCCACAAAAATGTGAGTGAAATGTCCAGAAGGAATGTCGCCCGACACAAACCTGCAATATTGAAACGGGTAGAAAATCACATTGTCGAACTCCATTGGTGACGTTAAATGTTGGTGGCTTTTGGTTAGAATATAGGCAGAAAAAGTGCAGATTAGCAAGATATTTAGCTCTGAAAGTTATTCTCTACCTTCCAGCAGTTAACAGGGTGGTGACAATAATTCTAAACTCCATCAGCTCCTCTTTTGCCGGAAAAATATAAGAATCTCCTAAGAGGTTAGAGCATGCCTGTGGAGCaacacaaccacaaacatatATGAATGCAGTGACGTCAACAGTATGCGATCAAAGAAacgcaaaaacaaaaccagtgtATTGTCCCAAACAGAAGCGGCAGGAATGATTCTAAACGTTGATTTTTGGCCAAGAATGAGAGATAAGCAGAAATAAGTGAGTGAGTTAAACTGTCAGTCAGCGCTGACCTTCAGGTGCTCAGGGACGAGTTTTGGGTCCCGGCTGCTGGCGTACACTCGGTAGACTTTGTGCTCGTCTACATGCTCGCGAATCTTGCTGCACAACAGATCAGCGGCGCTGTTGGAGGGAGCGCAGGCCAGGATGTGGCAGAACGTCTTGGTCTTCTCGATCTGCTTGATGGCCTCCACCAAAGTGACAGTTTTACCTTAATAGGCCGAGAAAttcaaaatgatattttaaaaaaaaaaagagtaaaggTGCTTACTTTGGCTGAAATGAAGCAGCGGCAGAATAGCAACTTCaggttttcacatctttttacGTTTCACacagttttgttgtatttctgcTTTACCCTAATTGTATTCAGTTAACATAACATGATTCCCGCCATAAAATATTGGGCGTACACAGACAAGTTTTGTGAAGGTCTTTTATATACATAATTTCCGCTATGTATGGAAGAAACTTGCATCATTATATGCAGAATCTTTTGTTGGTATAGCATAAAGTTCATTGCTCttaaacatttcaacatgtGGAGAGTCAGCAGAATTGACAACTGCTTCATCAGTTACCTACATGTACTGTAATTTCAatctctgtcatttttaaatcacaacatAGAAATGAACCACACAAACACGAAAGGAGCACATTTCTACTGGTTTGTTTCACCTGTTCCTGGTGGGCCAAACACAAGATACGGCGCAGGTCTGGACGAACCGGCAACAATGTGCTGCACAGCTTGATACTGCTCTGGGTTTTTCTCCAGCTGATAATCAAACAGTCTgtcaggaaacagaaaaaggaaatgaattTTAGTGCAGTACAGTAAAAGCAGCTTGACCTCATCCACACAGTCTGTTTTTGACCTCCTCTGTCATGGTGTGCGCAAGCAGACTGATTCTTACCTTGAGGAACAGACATTCTCTCAGGCTTGATACGCGTCGTGTTCAAGGAGGCCCCCTGATTGTTATTGTAGAAATGCTTAGCCTGTGTCAACACTGTCTTTGTTGAGACTATTCTGATTATACTGGTTGAGCAGTATCATGAAGGAGGTATGTTTTAAAATACCTCCTTAATGTCTGTCCCAACTTATCTTTTATTTAGTGTAATATTATTGAGGTTGAATCTGAAGTTCACAGCACGCTTAAGCTGAAACACGTGTTTTTGGTGCAAACTAAGTGGGGGAGAAAGAGAGCTATACATGTAGAGATGCTTACTTGAGTGTGGGGAGGTCAGGTTCCTCACGTGGCATTGGTGGGGCAGCAGGAAACAGCACACTGCTCAGTTTGTGGATCCTTGCGAATTCTGCAGCTCTGTGCTGGAGACGCACCGTCAGGCGGTTGATGATGAACTCGACGTTGAACTTTATCCCTTCAATCAAGCTGAAGTCTTTACCCCTCATGTATCGATTCAGCAATCTGCGATGAGAGAGGAATCTCTGTTTGAGAGTCGTGGACTgcttgtctttttgttgttacTGAGCGTCTCAGTCTTACTCCGAGGCAAAGCCCAGTCTGACGCTGTCCAGCTGCACGCTGTAAACATAACCACGGTATTTCACTTCCTTTTCTCCCTGGGGGTACACCAGCATCGAATCCCCCCGCAGCACAGAGGGACGGTTCTCGGAGACACCGGGCACCTGGGAGGAGAACAGAAAGTCACATTTCACTGATTTTGTTCAATTAAACTGACGTTGACTAAGAGAATAAAGTTAGTTcactaaatctttttttttagcagtgcATTCTCTAAAGAACAAATATCGCAGTTTGAACGTTCATActacttttacatttatttcaactttcCAATATTtaagtgccttttttttaatcattcaaaATCTTCTACAACTTTAACAACCATACAactttttagctttaaattaagaaaaagttATATTCTCAGAAATCTAAGTATATTTTTACCACTGAGTTATTCAGGGAAACTTTTGGGTGTATAAAATTGGTCGTTTATAAAGGTTAAAAATCATTCAAGTTATTAATTGCTATTTACATTATAACATGTAAAGCTTTCCTTCTTACAACAAGGTAATGCTTAAtggttaaaaacagaacaacaagtAATTATAGTTCATTGAAGTGGCAACATAAGGTTTCTGCATATTGCTGCTGACTTAACAAGGCTAACATtttcggtaacactttatttaaaaactgacttgaggatactgtcataaacatgacataacactgtCAGGACCATGATGGAGTCttgcttcaaataaaatgttaccacattttcttatttatttcccATAAATAATGGAACTCAAtcgcatttttttaacaatattacaCTACACAATAGGATTAtgaattaaatgtaatgttaacCAATTTTAGAAGGCACTGTCTGCCTGCAGTGTTTCCATTCCAGTCTCCAACATCACCACACTCACTAAGGTCCAGTAAGTCATCTACTCTGCTGAGatatacaatttaaaaacctttagaactttagaaatacaataaagacttctctggatcttttttttttgttaacctTTATTTCACCTGGACGATCtcactgagattaaaaatctcttttgcaAGAGAATCCTGGCCAAGACTGGCAGACTTTGAAGCTCAAACGCACAAAGGACCACCCTTTTCTTCAGAGGCAGAAGAAATTGTATAATTTCCTATTATATCTGATCCCAGCGACTGGATCGCAGTCATACCTCCAGAAGAAGAAGTCTTGGGTTGTTTAAGTCTCTGTTTAGCTGAGCAAATTTTCTGTCTTCGTTTGGAATGTTGTATCTCCTGATGTCGAACTCCATCTGGAGTTCCTCCAGGTACAGCAGCAGCTTGAACTTCTCGGTGTAATTCTCCCAACTCAAAGGACTCTCCAAAACCTtccttcaaaagaaaaaaaaaggcaaaaaaattGCTGGACATATTGGAACCAatatctttgtttatttttttagtgctCAATCTCTTGCCAGTTTACTTTTCTTCACTGAAGAAATGGCGCTGCTTCAGCAGACTGATGAGCTGGTTCATGCGCGGTGGAATGCGATATGCTTTTAACTCAACCACATATCTCAGCTGCATAACAGAGAGCCTGTTAggggaacaaagaaaaaaaatagacacaaTAAAATCCTCAATTTGGTAAAAGTGGgaacaaagcaaaaatgctgtcttaaaaaaagagcatttgTTACATCCTAGTCAGTATGGATCCACGGTTAATTCAATTCTgtcaggattttcttttctctctacTTTTCAGGTACAACATACACCAGCATGTACATTTTCATAATAATCATAATGATTAAAACTCTCCACTTTTGACCTCATGATGAAATGGACAGACATAATGCAATCATGTTAGGTGTTATTTTCTCCCTGCAAGGACATTACAAAACGCAAAtacaagttgttgtttttttttgttttttttaatttaaagtttcttacattttctcaaCTCAGAGAGTGACTAATCCAAGCAATAGTTCCcaataatttctttataaataaataaatataaataaatgtctttattctttataactttataaaatattttgaaaggatatctttaaaaaaatatgcatttatcaATTTTTGGGCATTCATATAAACATATGTTTAGTAAAAATGAGCTGGGTAAAGGTTCGTACCCCTCTGGTGGCTGCCCGTCAATGATCCTGCAATCAGGATCAGGGGTGAACGCTGGGAGGGAGCGAGGCTTGTAGGGAGCCACGGCAGCGAGCTCCAGTCCTAACGAAGTTATGCACTGGGCCTCGATGATGCGCACGATGTGGAAGGCAGTGGTGTTGGGCTCCAGATCGGGTTTGAATTCAAATGCCAGCGTTGCTGGGAAAAAACCGACTAGTTCACTGCGGAAGCGGACCACTATTTCATAGCTGTCACCTGAGAGCAGAACAAAATAGGTAACTGGTTTTGTTACAccctttatgttgtttttttttttgtttttgtttttgttttttttaatcatctatgtaaataaaaataaacttgcttgAAAACTTCACCTGGATTCAGAAATAGGGGACTCCGCTTGGTTACACTTTTTTCATCAGACAGGCTAAGGTAATGAAGCCAGTGCAGTGGAGTATAGTAGGTGAAATACACAGACTGAGTTCCAGTGTTTTTCACATTCAGCTTGACCACATactagtaaaaaataaaacaattaaagggCTTTGGAGTTATGAAATGTCAACAGATTAGATGCTAGCCAGACAAGGACAGCTGTCAAGAAGCGTTCATACCTCGAATGTGCTTTGTACACACAGGACAAGTTTGCCATTCTCGAAAGGAGAGTCCGCAGTGATACTGATTCCATGTTTATCAGTGATCAACATGGAGAGATATCTGAGGATCCAAAAAGAGTAAAGGTTAGAAAATAACTGTACAAGAGACAGCAAGGTGTTCATTAGATTAGTCAGACTTTAGTAAGGATGTCTACTCTGAcagcaggattttattttgctttgtttcctcGTTTATATAAGTAAATCAGGACTCCCAGGTGTATCAGACTGCTAATTAAAGTGGTAAAAGCATTTGTAAGGACGGAGGTGTGGAAAGTATTAAAAaggacagagaagaaaaaaaagcattgacAGAAATGCAAGAGGAGAACTTTGTCCAGTTACTCTTTCAGTCTCAGTTTGCTCATCAGATCACTGGCCAGTTTTCTCCGAGCTCTGACCCCTGTTTCTGCGTCGTCTGCAGAGTCCGTTGCAGGCTCAGGGCTCGCCCGCCTGCTCCGGTTGGGTTGAGGCTGATGGTTCCTGGGTGTGTGCCACTGGTCCAGGTACTGATTTCTGACCTGCAGAGATTTAGtcagctgttgttgtttttttatggtaaCAATGAGACACTGCTATTACCCATGTGAGAGGCAATAAAACACACGCAAAAATCTGAGACTGTGGTTGGTTTGGTTGGATGCAGGCTttacatttaaagatttttgtatCTTCAAGTAAAATATCCTAACTGAAGTGTGTAAAGTAAATACCATAAATACAGCATTGCTCTCTTAGTATATTagaccaataaaaagaaaacattttatatgcaaaaaaaaaaaaataagaaaaaaaaagaataatacatgatggCATTTTTTAAGCCATCATGTATGGTACTGCTTCCTCACACTAGTAGCTTCCTCGAGTGTGCTCCAGGAAGCACACTTCCTCCAGGAAGCAGTAAGTTAGATAAGCCCTTAGATAGGGTGCTActgcagatccttcctcccagcaggtGTAAGACTTTATAACCTTTtctaatttcaataaaatttctGTTATTTGTAAAACCCTGTTGTTTGCACAAAGGTTTCTCTTTCTTTGTAAATagtctgctgctgtttctatgcacatctcttttttttttatttctaaactagTTAGATCAGCTAATTTTCGAACTAAAAAGTAAAGTACTTTGTAGTAAATCAGAGTACTGATAGTACTCTGCAGTAAAGAGCGCTTTACTGCAGAGTACAGTAGTACTTTGCTTTTAATCTAAGCATGGTATTGTTTTAGTAATTGCAAAGTATTGTTATTCTTATGTTGTAAATGTCATAGTTCTACATAGACAGAGCTAAATAGAACTCTATAAGTCTTCTATTACGCGAACAAATTAGTATGGATGCTCGAACGTTTGGGCTCAACCTCGCACCACTATGAAACCATTaagtttatacatttaaaattaaacgtctttaaatattttatgttcaacttgacaaaaaaaaaaaaaggcctacATGCCAACAGACACATCACATTTACGAACCGCTGGTGTGAAGCGTATGTTGTCTCTCCGTCTGGTTATTTTATTACACACTTTGAGAGCGTGGAGCACTGAACCAAAGTTTGGGTCTTTGGTTCCTTTGGTTCTACAatggaacaaataaataaaataaaaacaaaataaatgtctaatCTCCATGAATTAAAAGAGCGTATGTGCTCACCTTCTCCTGAACTCGTCATTATAAATGTCTCTCAGCTGGAGCCTGTCCGTGATGGACGTTCGTTCGGTCTCGTTTAGAAACTCGAAAAAGTCCAGTCCGATTTGGCAAAGTGCGCGTACGCTCATTTTAACCATGATGGCTGATCAAGCGAACACAAAATCTGTCAAGAACGTCCACCGAGTCTCTCTGTATACGGATGTAGATGAACTCATAGAACTGGCAACCTTGAGGAAAAACCCAGAGAGGATTGTTCGCTCTGTTGTTCTTTGACAGTCCGCACGGGCGGTGTCCGGGTGAGTCCAGCGGCACAGAACGACTATTAAAGAACAAAACGAGGCCTAATGCTAAAACAGGCACACCCGAACACTTTCAGAGTGCGGAGAAACGAAACCTAACTTTGTAAACAGCACTGTAAAGTGTGATATCATACAGCAATACATAAAATACCTGTGACCACGTCAGCAACAGGAATCTAATCTATCTATCGAACGTATTTCCATAGATAAATACATCTTGTAGATTCATAGATCGTCAAATGACTTATGAGGggttttaaaaatccaaaattcaatttctctgaatattttaactttacatAACACAAATTAAAGATAGAATATATGATTTCACATTATCACGTGAAAAGCAGCTGATTGCTTTTCACGTCAGTCTCCACAAGGAGCAAGTTTGACTGGTTGGAAAGATCACGGGAAAGTTGACTGGAAGGAAAACCTGTAGTGGAAAAACGTGCACAAGCAGCAGAGATCACGAGAACATTGAAAGAAATGTGAAGCAAAGCCAATTAACGTGTTTGGAGATTTACCTAGCTTAGCTTTAATCAGGAGTTAT
It encodes the following:
- the LOC114150299 gene encoding putative helicase mov-10-B.1 produces the protein MVKMSVRALCQIGLDFFEFLNETERTSITDRLQLRDIYNDEFRRRTKGTKDPNFGSVLHALKVCNKITRRRDNIRFTPAVRNQYLDQWHTPRNHQPQPNRSRRASPEPATDSADDAETGVRARRKLASDLMSKLRLKEYLSMLITDKHGISITADSPFENGKLVLCVQSTFEYVVKLNVKNTGTQSVYFTYYTPLHWLHYLSLSDEKSVTKRSPLFLNPGDSYEIVVRFRSELVGFFPATLAFEFKPDLEPNTTAFHIVRIIEAQCITSLGLELAAVAPYKPRSLPAFTPDPDCRIIDGQPPEGLSVMQLRYVVELKAYRIPPRMNQLISLLKQRHFFSEEKKVLESPLSWENYTEKFKLLLYLEELQMEFDIRRYNIPNEDRKFAQLNRDLNNPRLLLLEVPGVSENRPSVLRGDSMLVYPQGEKEVKYRGYVYSVQLDSVRLGFASELLNRYMRGKDFSLIEGIKFNVEFIINRLTVRLQHRAAEFARIHKLSSVLFPAAPPMPREEPDLPTLKLFDYQLEKNPEQYQAVQHIVAGSSRPAPYLVFGPPGTGKTVTLVEAIKQIEKTKTFCHILACAPSNSAADLLCSKIREHVDEHKVYRVYASSRDPKLVPEHLKACSNLLGDSYIFPAKEELMEFRIIVTTLLTAGRFVSGDIPSGHFTHIFVDEAGHAVETECLVPLAGLLNTETGQLVLAGDPKQLGPILRSPFALKYRMGMSLLERLMTDFPLYQKNDGVYNNCFVTKLLRNYRSHPAILKIPNELFYEGELQACAEEYSRNLYCRWEYLPKPGFPVIFHGVAGIDDREATSPSFFNVAEVEVIMEYVTKLLDSQGKKGVAKIAPKDIGIIAPYRKQVQKIRQALEKVGKNFKCKDMNNLKVGSVEEFQGQERRVILVSAVRSSANYMDFDKKFSLGFIKNEKRFNVAVTRAKALLIVVGNPLMLSADPNWASFIEYCKDEGGYSGFSHAEENEEEIVAKLSALYISIEAEIETTESVVQQQLDPEWRNDM